Proteins co-encoded in one alpha proteobacterium HIMB5 genomic window:
- a CDS encoding hypothetical protein (PFAM: conserved hypothetical protein) — MNIDYTVTALMFPAIPLLMSVYSNRFHSLSILIRQLHDEHVYEKHIPHEWKKQFINLSRRITLLRWTILFAAFGFLFNMLTVFGLYLDRLFLARIIFGSCCLSMIISILFFIREIHISTNALRLHMADMDVEVD, encoded by the coding sequence ATGAATATAGATTATACAGTTACTGCCTTAATGTTTCCTGCTATTCCTTTACTAATGAGTGTTTATAGCAATAGATTTCACTCCTTAAGTATATTGATTAGGCAACTTCATGATGAGCATGTTTATGAAAAACACATACCTCACGAATGGAAAAAACAATTCATCAATTTAAGTCGCAGAATTACACTATTAAGATGGACTATACTTTTTGCAGCCTTTGGATTTTTATTTAATATGCTAACTGTGTTTGGTCTCTACCTTGATAGATTATTTTTAGCTAGAATAATTTTTGGATCATGTTGTTTGTCTATGATTATCTCAATACTTTTTTTTATTAGAGAAATTCATATTTCAACAAATGCACTGAGATTGCATATGGCAGATATGGATGTGGAAGTTGATTAA
- a CDS encoding ABC transporter, permease protein,ABC transporter (PFAM: ABC transporter transmembrane region; ABC transporter) yields the protein MTNIEILKRLYNNYTKKYLNKILLSVFFTLLLAGSTSSVAYLLDPAIKELFIEQTKGMMVIIPVLIVIAFAVKGSSLYLAKVIMINVSEEIRRDIQADMFKSLIKADTQLVDNKHSGKFITNIINDVNMITNLVSTAILNLFKDSLTLIGLLSVMFYQNWKLSLIALIMIPLASAAARSLGKRMGKVTTEQMQKAGVLNTYLMEIFKNHKLMKIFQKENFEEKRAIEYINNLKETSRKINIVFVRASPIMEALTGIMIAILIYVSAKLVMSNELEVSNFFSFLAAMMLAYQPVRSLATLNITIQQGLSGARRVIPIIDDKNEIQDISDAKELDLNNGEIEFKNVSFNYGNEKNTLNEVSIKIPGKKMTSLVGHSGAGKSTILNLIPRFYNVNKGDILIDQSSIYKSKINSLREKISMVSQETTLFDDTIRNNIAYAKLDATAQEVEEAAKFSFADEFIEKLPNKYDTIIGENGIRLSGGEKQRLSIARAILKKSPIILLDEATSSLDAETENKIQKAISFLTEGKTTVVIAHRLSTILNSDKIYVIDNGQVVGEGKHEDLLKNSNIYKNFYEKQIRKA from the coding sequence ATGACAAATATTGAAATCTTAAAGCGTCTGTACAATAACTATACAAAAAAATATCTAAATAAAATTTTACTTTCTGTTTTTTTTACCTTGCTTTTAGCAGGTAGCACTTCCTCTGTTGCTTATTTGTTAGATCCAGCAATAAAAGAACTCTTTATAGAACAAACAAAAGGAATGATGGTTATAATTCCTGTGTTAATAGTAATTGCATTTGCTGTCAAAGGATCTTCTTTATATTTAGCAAAAGTTATAATGATTAATGTATCTGAAGAGATAAGGAGAGATATACAAGCAGATATGTTCAAATCATTGATCAAAGCTGATACTCAACTTGTTGATAATAAACATTCCGGAAAATTCATCACGAACATAATTAATGATGTTAATATGATTACTAATCTTGTAAGTACTGCAATTCTCAATCTATTTAAAGATAGCCTAACATTAATTGGTTTGCTGAGTGTAATGTTTTATCAAAATTGGAAACTATCATTAATTGCTTTAATAATGATACCTTTAGCAAGTGCCGCGGCGAGATCTTTAGGTAAAAGAATGGGAAAAGTTACTACAGAACAGATGCAAAAGGCAGGAGTATTGAATACTTATTTAATGGAAATATTTAAAAATCATAAGTTAATGAAAATTTTCCAAAAAGAAAACTTTGAAGAAAAAAGAGCTATTGAATATATAAATAATTTGAAAGAAACTTCGAGAAAAATAAATATTGTATTTGTAAGAGCGTCACCAATTATGGAAGCTTTAACTGGTATTATGATTGCAATCTTAATTTATGTTTCAGCAAAATTAGTTATGAGCAATGAGCTCGAAGTAAGTAATTTTTTTTCTTTTTTGGCAGCGATGATGCTCGCATATCAACCGGTTAGATCATTAGCAACTCTTAACATCACAATTCAGCAGGGCCTTTCAGGCGCTAGAAGAGTAATACCAATTATTGATGATAAGAATGAAATTCAAGACATTTCTGATGCAAAAGAATTAGATCTTAATAACGGCGAAATAGAATTTAAAAATGTATCCTTTAATTATGGTAATGAAAAAAATACACTAAATGAAGTCAGTATTAAAATTCCAGGTAAGAAAATGACTTCATTAGTAGGTCATAGTGGTGCTGGTAAATCAACAATTCTAAACTTAATACCAAGATTTTATAACGTTAATAAGGGAGATATTCTTATTGATCAAAGTTCAATTTATAAGTCTAAAATAAATTCTTTGAGAGAAAAGATTTCGATGGTCAGTCAAGAAACTACACTATTTGATGATACAATTAGAAACAATATTGCTTACGCCAAACTTGATGCAACAGCACAAGAAGTTGAGGAAGCAGCAAAATTCTCATTTGCTGATGAATTTATTGAGAAGTTACCAAATAAATACGACACAATAATTGGAGAAAATGGGATTAGACTGTCAGGAGGAGAAAAGCAAAGATTATCAATTGCGAGAGCAATATTAAAAAAAAGTCCAATAATTTTGTTGGATGAAGCAACTTCATCATTAGATGCAGAAACAGAAAATAAAATTCAAAAAGCAATTAGTTTCTTAACTGAGGGAAAAACAACTGTGGTAATTGCACATCGATTATCAACTATTTTAAATTCAGATAAAATTTATGTAATTGATAACGGTCAAGTTGTCGGTGAAGGTAAACACGAAGATCTTTTAAAAAATTCAAATATTTATAAAAACTTCTATGAGAAACAAATTCGAAAAGCATAA
- a CDS encoding pirin family protein with cupin domain,Pirin (PFAM: Pirin C-terminal cupin domain; Pirin), with translation MKTIEVSKIIDPIPASDGAGVKLKRSIGVEPNYFDPFLMLDEFGSENSEDYIAGFPPHPHRGIETVTYMLAGDFEHKDSTGGEGRMTAGDVQWMKTGSGIIHSEMPAMKEGKLHGFQLWINMPAKLKMSKPEYIYIDADKMSVHKDDEKQVKVIAGKFENAEGPVKGHNVEPVYFDVELKKDKEFKFNIPSTHNTFIYLVNGEIEIGEGNHDNVKDSTLILLTKGEELKVKAKSDAKFLVISGKPINEEIARGGPFVMNTKAEILQAVQDYHNGTFVK, from the coding sequence ATGAAAACAATTGAAGTAAGTAAAATTATCGATCCAATTCCAGCTTCTGATGGTGCTGGAGTTAAACTGAAAAGAAGTATTGGTGTTGAACCAAACTACTTTGATCCATTTTTAATGTTAGATGAATTTGGTTCAGAAAATAGCGAAGACTATATTGCTGGTTTTCCACCCCACCCTCATAGAGGTATTGAAACTGTAACTTATATGCTTGCTGGAGATTTTGAACACAAAGACAGTACTGGTGGTGAAGGAAGAATGACTGCAGGTGATGTTCAGTGGATGAAAACTGGAAGTGGAATAATTCATTCTGAAATGCCCGCAATGAAAGAAGGTAAACTTCATGGTTTTCAACTATGGATTAACATGCCAGCTAAATTAAAAATGAGCAAACCCGAATACATTTATATTGATGCAGATAAAATGAGTGTTCACAAAGATGACGAAAAACAAGTAAAGGTAATAGCAGGAAAATTTGAAAACGCTGAAGGTCCTGTAAAAGGTCATAACGTTGAGCCTGTTTATTTTGATGTTGAATTAAAAAAAGATAAAGAATTCAAATTTAATATTCCTTCAACTCACAATACTTTTATTTACCTAGTAAACGGAGAAATTGAAATTGGAGAAGGAAATCACGATAACGTTAAAGACAGCACTTTAATTCTTCTTACAAAGGGTGAAGAGCTTAAAGTGAAAGCAAAATCAGATGCTAAATTCCTAGTTATTTCTGGAAAACCAATAAATGAAGAAATAGCAAGAGGTGGCCCTTTTGTAATGAATACTAAAGCAGAGATCTTGCAAGCTGTTCAAGATTATCATAATGGTACTTTTGTAAAATAA
- a CDS encoding 3-deoxy-D-manno-octulosonic-acid transferase (PFAM: 3-Deoxy-D-manno-octulosonic-acid transferase (kdotransferase)), with protein MLFIYRLLINIILIFSPIIILIRIFKKKENILRVKEKFGFNSVKRKKGRLIWFHGASVGELQSIVPLLEKLEKSKKISQILITSNTLSSSKIISNFKFKKVAHQFFPIDNNEIVKKFINYWKPSATFFIDSEIWPNMIFNLKLNRIPTILINGRITENSFKRWMKFENFSKSIFSNLTVCLSSNKKTVSYLKKLGAKNIKYFGNLKYAQSENEKVILEKNVINFFKKRITWCASSTHNTEEIFIGNLHYQLKKKLKI; from the coding sequence ATGTTGTTTATTTATAGATTATTAATAAATATAATTTTAATATTTTCCCCAATAATAATTTTAATCAGAATATTTAAAAAAAAAGAAAATATTCTTAGAGTTAAGGAAAAATTTGGATTTAATTCAGTTAAAAGAAAAAAAGGTAGATTAATTTGGTTTCATGGTGCAAGTGTTGGTGAATTACAGAGCATTGTACCATTATTAGAAAAATTAGAAAAATCAAAAAAAATATCTCAAATTTTGATTACATCTAATACATTAAGTTCATCAAAAATAATTTCAAACTTTAAATTCAAGAAAGTAGCTCATCAATTTTTTCCAATAGATAACAATGAAATTGTAAAGAAATTTATAAACTATTGGAAACCATCAGCCACCTTTTTTATAGATTCGGAAATTTGGCCTAATATGATTTTTAATCTAAAATTAAATAGAATACCCACAATACTTATCAATGGAAGGATAACTGAAAATTCATTTAAAAGATGGATGAAATTTGAAAACTTTTCTAAATCAATTTTTAGCAACCTTACTGTTTGTTTGTCATCTAATAAAAAAACAGTTTCCTATTTAAAAAAACTTGGTGCCAAAAACATTAAATATTTTGGTAATCTTAAATATGCACAATCAGAGAATGAAAAAGTAATATTAGAGAAAAATGTAATAAACTTTTTTAAAAAGAGAATTACATGGTGCGCATCAAGTACTCACAATACTGAAGAAATATTTATTGGAAATTTACATTATCAACTAAAAAAAAAATTAAAAATTTAA
- a CDS encoding alcohol dehydrogenase family protein with GroES-like domain,Zinc-binding dehydrogenase (PFAM: Alcohol dehydrogenase GroES-like domain; Zinc-binding dehydrogenase), whose product MKSVVISKPGGPEVLEVKDLNLDEPKNDEVTIQNHTIGLNYIDTYHRSGLYPVPLPSGIGLEAAGEITKVGSDVKDFKVGDKVAYCAAPLGAYASHRNYPTKNLVKVPNGVDLETAATLMTKGITTFYLLHKTYPAQSGETVLFHAAAGGVGQIFGQWAKSLGCNVIGTVGSDEKIEIAKNNGYDHVINYNKDNFAEKVKEITNGKGLSVVYDGVGKSTFDGSIECLKLRGMMVSFGNASGPLDPVNVAKSIQPKGLYLTRPSIMQYTTTREELDEAANKVFEMVTSGKVKTKISKKYSLEDITQAHKDLESRILTGPAVIIP is encoded by the coding sequence ATGAAATCAGTAGTAATATCAAAACCGGGTGGACCAGAAGTTTTAGAAGTAAAAGATCTAAATTTAGATGAACCTAAAAATGATGAAGTAACAATTCAAAATCATACAATAGGTTTAAATTATATTGATACATATCATCGATCAGGTTTGTATCCTGTTCCCCTACCTTCGGGAATAGGATTAGAAGCTGCTGGAGAAATTACAAAAGTTGGTTCTGATGTAAAAGACTTTAAAGTTGGTGATAAAGTAGCTTATTGTGCAGCACCACTTGGAGCATATGCAAGTCATAGAAATTATCCAACAAAAAATTTAGTTAAAGTTCCAAATGGTGTTGATTTAGAAACAGCTGCAACTTTAATGACAAAAGGAATTACAACATTTTATTTATTACATAAAACTTATCCTGCACAATCAGGAGAAACAGTTTTATTTCATGCAGCAGCAGGTGGTGTTGGTCAAATTTTTGGTCAATGGGCTAAAAGTTTAGGATGTAATGTTATTGGAACTGTTGGTTCAGATGAAAAAATTGAGATAGCAAAAAATAATGGCTATGATCATGTAATTAACTACAACAAAGATAACTTTGCCGAAAAGGTTAAAGAAATCACAAACGGAAAAGGTTTGTCAGTTGTTTATGATGGTGTTGGTAAATCAACGTTTGATGGTTCTATTGAATGTCTGAAGTTAAGAGGAATGATGGTTTCATTTGGTAATGCATCTGGTCCTTTAGATCCTGTAAATGTTGCAAAATCAATTCAGCCAAAAGGTTTGTATTTAACGAGACCAAGTATCATGCAATATACAACTACTAGAGAAGAACTTGATGAGGCAGCAAATAAAGTTTTTGAAATGGTAACTAGTGGAAAAGTAAAAACTAAAATTTCGAAAAAATATTCTTTAGAAGATATTACACAAGCTCACAAGGATTTAGAATCTAGAATTTTAACTGGTCCAGCAGTAATTATTCCTTAA
- a CDS encoding 4-hydroxybenzoate polyprenyltransferase (PFAM: UbiA prenyltransferase family~TIGRFAM: 4-hydroxybenzoate polyprenyl transferase, proteobacterial) has protein sequence MKQLNLFLELTRLKRPIGYMLLFWPCAWGLTVAYDFEQNLNKYFFYLVLFFLGAVLMRSAGCIINDIADKDFDKKVTRTKNRPIASGEVSVKVGFIYSAILCVLAFLVLINFNMFTIILALGSMPLAFTYPLMKRFTYWPQLFLGVTFNYGLVLGWTSIYSEISITPIVFYIGAIFWTLGYDTIYGFQDIKDDEIIGLKSTSIKFKNNPKIFLFLSYTIFFISLLFIGISMDLNNIYFIFLIIIFSHLYILQINQLKTKDTVNCLKVFKSNNTLGFLVFVSLIFGKI, from the coding sequence ATGAAACAATTAAACCTTTTTCTAGAATTAACGCGTTTAAAAAGACCAATAGGATATATGCTGTTATTTTGGCCATGTGCTTGGGGATTAACAGTTGCTTATGATTTTGAGCAAAATTTAAATAAATATTTTTTTTATTTAGTTTTATTTTTTCTTGGTGCAGTTTTAATGAGATCTGCAGGGTGTATCATAAACGATATAGCTGATAAAGATTTTGATAAAAAAGTTACTAGAACAAAAAATAGACCAATAGCATCAGGAGAAGTGTCAGTTAAAGTTGGTTTTATATATTCAGCTATACTTTGTGTCTTAGCATTTTTGGTTTTAATTAACTTTAATATGTTCACAATAATTTTGGCTTTGGGTTCAATGCCTCTGGCTTTTACCTATCCTTTGATGAAAAGATTTACATATTGGCCTCAATTATTTTTAGGCGTTACATTTAATTATGGATTAGTATTAGGTTGGACATCAATTTATAGTGAAATTTCTATAACTCCTATCGTATTTTACATTGGAGCCATATTTTGGACACTAGGTTACGACACTATATACGGGTTTCAAGATATAAAAGACGATGAAATTATAGGATTAAAATCAACTTCAATTAAATTTAAGAATAATCCTAAAATATTTTTATTTTTATCGTATACAATTTTTTTTATATCATTGTTATTTATTGGTATTAGTATGGATTTAAATAATATTTACTTTATATTTTTAATAATAATTTTTTCTCACCTATATATTTTACAAATCAATCAACTAAAAACTAAAGATACTGTAAATTGTTTAAAAGTTTTTAAATCTAATAACACTCTAGGATTTTTAGTTTTTGTAAGTTTAATTTTTGGAAAAATTTAA
- a CDS encoding phosphoribosylamine--glycine ligase (PFAM: Phosphoribosylglycinamide synthetase, N domain; Phosphoribosylglycinamide synthetase, ATP-grasp (A) domain; Phosphoribosylglycinamide synthetase, C domain~TIGRFAM: phosphoribosylamine--glycine ligase): MKVGVIGSGGREHALCQSLKKSKEISQIYCFPGNAGTDQIAKNVNINLNNFEELKNFIIKEKINYIVVGPEKPLVDGIVDYLEKFNIKVFGPNKIASKLEGSKIFTKNLCEKYNIPTAKFGVFPSIAESLKFLNDCKFPIVIKADGLAAGKGVYISENFQDASIAVNEIFSGKFGEANQLLIEEFLQGEEMSFFVVCDGKNYKMFGTAQDHKRVEEGDKGKNTGGMGAYSPSRLENEELNKKILEKIIEPTLRGIKDLNSEYKGFLYAGLMIIKNEPYLIEYNVRMGDPECQTLMPKLKSDFFSIIKKCNEKKLNEIEIEWYDDKSLCIVLCSIGYPEKYKNDISINLDDINLSKNQFLFHAGTKLLNNSIVSNGGRVLNIVTRSQKFNDARELSLNILKELNWENGFYRKDIGHKVID; the protein is encoded by the coding sequence ATGAAAGTTGGTGTAATAGGAAGTGGTGGTAGAGAGCATGCTTTATGCCAATCTTTAAAAAAATCTAAAGAAATTAGTCAAATCTACTGCTTTCCAGGTAATGCTGGAACAGATCAAATTGCTAAGAATGTAAACATCAATTTAAACAACTTTGAAGAACTTAAAAATTTCATAATAAAAGAAAAAATAAATTATATTGTTGTAGGTCCAGAGAAACCTCTTGTCGATGGGATTGTAGATTATTTAGAAAAGTTTAATATCAAAGTATTTGGTCCAAATAAAATTGCTTCAAAATTAGAGGGATCAAAAATTTTTACTAAAAATTTATGTGAAAAATATAATATACCAACTGCTAAATTTGGAGTTTTCCCAAGTATAGCTGAGTCCCTAAAATTTCTCAATGATTGTAAATTTCCAATTGTGATCAAAGCAGATGGTCTTGCCGCTGGTAAAGGAGTTTATATTTCTGAAAACTTTCAAGATGCCTCAATTGCTGTAAATGAGATATTTAGTGGAAAGTTTGGAGAAGCAAATCAATTGTTAATTGAGGAATTTTTACAAGGCGAAGAGATGAGTTTCTTTGTTGTGTGTGATGGTAAAAATTATAAGATGTTTGGCACAGCCCAAGATCATAAAAGAGTTGAAGAGGGTGATAAAGGAAAAAATACTGGTGGTATGGGAGCATATTCACCTTCACGATTAGAAAATGAAGAATTGAACAAAAAAATTCTTGAGAAAATAATTGAACCCACTCTAAGAGGAATAAAAGATCTTAACTCAGAATATAAAGGGTTTTTATATGCTGGCTTAATGATTATAAAAAATGAACCCTACTTGATTGAGTATAATGTCAGAATGGGTGATCCAGAATGTCAAACGTTAATGCCAAAACTTAAGAGTGATTTTTTTTCAATCATTAAAAAATGTAATGAAAAAAAATTAAACGAAATAGAAATTGAATGGTATGACGATAAATCGTTATGTATAGTTTTATGTTCTATAGGTTATCCCGAAAAATATAAAAATGATATTTCTATTAATTTAGACGATATAAATTTGAGTAAAAATCAATTTTTGTTTCATGCTGGAACAAAATTATTAAATAATTCAATTGTATCTAATGGTGGAAGAGTTTTGAATATTGTTACTAGATCTCAAAAATTTAATGATGCCAGAGAGTTGTCTTTGAATATATTAAAAGAATTAAATTGGGAGAATGGTTTTTACAGAAAAGATATTGGTCATAAAGTTATTGATTGA
- a CDS encoding RNA methyltransferase, RsmD family (PFAM: Conserved hypothetical protein 95~TIGRFAM: RNA methyltransferase, RsmD family) translates to MRVISGKLKGKKILLPKDNLTRPLRDLVKESIFNLLEHSNKLNISIKNANVLDLFAGSGSFGLEIISRGAEKVTFVENYSPAYEILSKNIINLQCQNETEIINANCFDYIDKLNKEELKFDLIFLDPPFKEKEINNLIENIKNKELLNKDGIIILHRHKKDDVVLTSYLNIIEQRSYGISKITFGN, encoded by the coding sequence ATGAGAGTAATTTCAGGAAAACTCAAAGGAAAAAAAATTCTTCTACCAAAAGATAATTTAACCAGACCTTTGAGAGATTTAGTAAAGGAGTCTATATTTAATTTATTAGAGCACTCTAATAAACTCAATATATCAATTAAAAATGCAAACGTATTAGATTTATTCGCTGGCTCAGGATCATTTGGATTAGAAATTATTTCAAGGGGTGCTGAAAAAGTAACATTTGTTGAAAATTATTCACCAGCTTACGAAATTCTGTCTAAAAATATTATTAATTTACAATGTCAAAATGAAACTGAGATAATAAATGCTAACTGTTTTGATTATATTGATAAACTAAACAAAGAAGAGTTGAAGTTTGATTTAATTTTTTTAGATCCTCCTTTTAAAGAAAAAGAAATTAATAATTTAATTGAAAATATTAAAAATAAAGAATTATTAAATAAAGATGGAATAATTATTCTTCATAGACATAAAAAAGATGATGTGGTGCTAACAAGTTATTTAAATATTATTGAACAAAGATCTTATGGAATTTCCAAAATAACCTTTGGGAATTAA
- a CDS encoding hypothetical protein (PFAM: Uncharacterized protein conserved in bacteria (DUF2093)) — MFKKLAKIKYLPNNFEVIQDGDHVICAISGKKISLENLTYWNVDEQEPYFSYKEAAIKREKK, encoded by the coding sequence ATGTTTAAAAAATTAGCAAAAATAAAGTATTTACCCAATAATTTTGAAGTTATTCAAGATGGTGATCATGTAATTTGTGCAATTTCAGGAAAAAAAATTTCTTTAGAAAATTTAACTTATTGGAATGTTGATGAACAAGAACCTTATTTTTCTTACAAAGAAGCTGCTATCAAAAGAGAAAAAAAATAA
- a CDS encoding lipid-A-disaccharide kinase (PFAM: Tetraacyldisaccharide-1-P 4'-kinase~TIGRFAM: tetraacyldisaccharide 4'-kinase), producing the protein MNLKKPSFWDFKKPNLLSYFLLPLTLPVIIRNFFFITLKKKKFPEIKTICVGNIYLGGTGKTPLCIKIYEILKEKNLNIATAKKFYDNQKDEQLLLQKKTKTIIANTRKDAVLESIKKKYAILIFDDGLQDSQIDYDKKLVCFKSDNWIGNGQIIPAGPLREKISSLKRFDAIFLNGKKDYNKELTEKILRINSNIKIFQTSYKILDINKYDLNSEYLIFSGIGEPKDFKNLLVENGFKIKKEIIFSDHFEYTSKEINKILDLAKNENLKILTTEKDYMKLSQSLNKEISFLDIDLEIENKKELINFLLN; encoded by the coding sequence ATGAATTTAAAAAAACCTTCTTTTTGGGACTTTAAAAAACCAAATCTTTTATCTTATTTTCTACTTCCACTTACTCTTCCTGTAATTATAAGAAATTTTTTTTTCATAACTCTAAAAAAGAAAAAATTCCCTGAGATTAAAACAATCTGCGTTGGAAATATTTACTTAGGAGGCACTGGTAAAACCCCTTTATGCATAAAAATTTATGAAATTTTAAAAGAAAAAAATTTAAATATCGCTACTGCCAAAAAATTTTATGATAATCAAAAAGATGAACAACTTCTTTTGCAGAAAAAAACAAAAACTATTATTGCAAATACAAGAAAGGATGCTGTCCTTGAAAGTATTAAAAAAAAATATGCAATTCTTATATTTGATGATGGATTGCAAGATTCTCAGATTGATTATGACAAAAAACTTGTTTGTTTTAAATCTGACAATTGGATAGGAAATGGACAGATTATTCCTGCAGGGCCACTTAGAGAAAAAATTTCAAGTTTGAAACGTTTTGATGCAATATTTTTGAATGGTAAAAAAGATTATAATAAAGAACTTACAGAAAAAATATTAAGAATAAACTCAAATATCAAAATTTTTCAAACTAGCTATAAAATTTTAGATATTAACAAATATGATTTGAACTCAGAATATTTAATTTTTTCTGGTATAGGTGAACCAAAAGATTTTAAAAACTTATTAGTAGAAAATGGCTTCAAAATAAAAAAAGAAATTATATTTTCAGATCATTTCGAATATACATCAAAAGAAATTAATAAAATTTTAGATTTAGCGAAAAATGAAAATTTGAAAATATTAACTACTGAAAAAGATTATATGAAATTATCACAATCACTTAATAAAGAGATTTCTTTTCTAGATATAGATTTAGAAATTGAAAATAAAAAAGAGTTAATTAATTTTTTATTGAATTAA
- a CDS encoding Bacterial lipid A biosynthesis acyltransferase (PFAM: Bacterial lipid A biosynthesis acyltransferase): MKHIKYFLEFIFITFLFLIFKFIGLKFSRILASYLFIKLGPLFRSKKTIYSNISLAFPNSEENLKKNISKKMWQSYGKILAEYIFIKNFRNLNSEKYLNIKGQKILDDVKNSNKPVIFISGHFDNFELMAMHIEKSGIKLAAIYRPLNNYFLNPTMENIRKKFICEKQIKKGISGTKEILKHFKSGTSIALMIDQRVSEGIRSTLFDKDALTTTIPAQFIKKFNCKIVPIFIERNNVENFNLEIMSPLTFNNQETVESITLKLNKILEKMIMRNPHQWIWSHNRWK; this comes from the coding sequence ATGAAACATATTAAGTATTTTTTGGAATTTATATTTATAACATTTTTATTTTTAATTTTTAAATTCATTGGATTAAAATTTTCAAGAATTTTAGCATCATATTTATTTATAAAACTTGGACCACTTTTTAGATCAAAAAAAACTATTTACTCAAATATTTCTTTGGCTTTTCCAAATTCAGAAGAAAATTTAAAAAAAAATATTTCAAAGAAGATGTGGCAAAGTTATGGGAAAATTTTAGCAGAATATATCTTCATTAAAAATTTTAGAAATTTAAATTCAGAAAAATATTTAAATATTAAAGGGCAGAAAATATTAGATGATGTTAAAAATTCTAATAAGCCTGTAATATTCATATCAGGTCATTTTGATAATTTCGAACTGATGGCAATGCATATAGAAAAATCAGGAATAAAACTTGCGGCAATTTATAGGCCACTAAATAATTATTTTCTTAATCCAACTATGGAAAATATAAGAAAAAAATTTATTTGTGAAAAACAAATAAAAAAAGGTATCTCTGGAACAAAAGAAATTCTTAAACACTTTAAATCTGGAACATCAATAGCCCTAATGATAGATCAAAGAGTTTCAGAAGGAATTAGGTCTACATTGTTTGATAAAGATGCATTAACTACTACAATACCAGCTCAATTTATAAAAAAATTCAATTGTAAAATAGTTCCAATATTTATTGAAAGAAATAATGTTGAAAATTTTAATTTAGAAATTATGAGCCCTTTAACATTTAACAATCAAGAAACAGTTGAAAGTATAACTCTAAAATTAAATAAAATATTAGAAAAAATGATAATGAGAAACCCTCATCAGTGGATATGGTCACACAATCGATGGAAATAG
- a CDS encoding iron-binding zinc finger protein, CDGSH type (PFAM: Iron-binding zinc finger CDGSH type), producing MNKGQRAGDGAIAVEVEQGKSYFWCSCGKSSKQPFCDGSHKGSEFNPIAYKAEESKKLFFCACKQTDNQPFCDGSHNKK from the coding sequence ATGAATAAAGGACAAAGAGCAGGTGATGGTGCTATAGCCGTTGAAGTTGAACAAGGAAAATCTTATTTTTGGTGTAGTTGTGGTAAAAGTTCAAAACAACCGTTTTGTGATGGTTCACATAAAGGGTCTGAATTTAATCCAATAGCTTACAAAGCTGAGGAAAGTAAAAAATTATTTTTTTGTGCTTGCAAACAAACTGATAACCAGCCATTTTGTGATGGTTCACATAATAAAAAATAA